From the genome of Streptomyces sp. NBC_01317, one region includes:
- a CDS encoding siderophore-interacting protein: MAAQPARRTPKAREAQVVRTEWITPHMVRLVLGGDGLDGLDIGEFTDHYIKVLFAPAGVAYPEPFDVERIREEFPREQWPTTRTYTVRAWDPAARELSVDFVVHGDEGLAGPWAARARVGETMRFLGPGGGYAPDPSADWHLLAGDESALPAIAAALERAPAGATVHAFVEISGPGEEQKIATPDGFEIRWLHRGDRPVGEALVAAVRALDFPAGDVQAFVHGEAGFVKELRRHLRLEREIPRERLSISGYWRLGQSDEAWRAAKREWNEQVEREQESAS; this comes from the coding sequence GTGGCAGCACAGCCCGCCCGCAGGACACCGAAGGCACGTGAGGCACAGGTGGTGCGCACCGAGTGGATCACTCCACACATGGTGCGCCTCGTCCTGGGCGGTGACGGGCTGGACGGCCTGGACATCGGGGAGTTCACCGACCACTACATCAAGGTGCTGTTCGCCCCGGCGGGGGTGGCGTACCCGGAACCGTTCGACGTGGAGCGCATCCGGGAGGAGTTCCCGCGCGAGCAGTGGCCGACGACCCGTACGTACACCGTCCGCGCCTGGGACCCGGCCGCCCGGGAGCTGAGCGTCGACTTCGTGGTGCACGGCGACGAGGGGCTGGCCGGGCCGTGGGCGGCGCGGGCCCGGGTGGGCGAGACGATGCGCTTCCTCGGCCCCGGCGGCGGGTACGCGCCGGACCCTTCGGCGGACTGGCACCTGCTGGCCGGTGACGAGAGCGCTCTGCCGGCGATCGCCGCGGCGCTGGAGCGGGCCCCGGCGGGTGCGACGGTGCACGCCTTCGTGGAGATCTCGGGTCCCGGGGAGGAGCAGAAGATCGCCACGCCGGACGGGTTCGAGATCCGCTGGCTGCACCGCGGGGACCGGCCGGTGGGCGAGGCGCTGGTGGCCGCCGTACGGGCGCTGGACTTTCCCGCGGGCGACGTCCAGGCCTTCGTCCACGGCGAGGCGGGCTTCGTGAAGGAGCTGCGCCGCCATCTGCGGCTGGAGCGGGAGATCCCGCGCGAGCGGCTGTCCATCTCGGGGTACTGGCGGCTCGGCCAGAGCGACGAGGCGTGGCGCGCGGCCAAGCGGGAGTGGAACGAGCAGGTGGAGCGGGAGCAGGAAAGCGCGTCCTGA
- a CDS encoding DUF1295 domain-containing protein, with amino-acid sequence MNDGYPWAEFGQGIGYAAAAALAVMLLTFAVAVVKGLHRIVDVAWGLAFAAVAVVSYAASAGEGDDARRLAVTVLTVVWGLRLAAHIAARGRGHGEDERYEKMLAKAPGHRNLYALRMVYLLQGALVVLVSLPVQAAQYVRGPVGPVAYAGAVLWLTGLLFEAVGDHQLARFKSDPAHRGRLMDRGLWSWTRHPNYFGDFCVWWGLFLFVCDNPAVAAATAVGPLVMSYLLINGSGKRLLERHMADRPGYAEYRARTSGFFPRPPRGGAERG; translated from the coding sequence ATGAACGACGGCTACCCGTGGGCGGAGTTCGGCCAGGGCATCGGGTACGCGGCGGCGGCCGCCCTCGCCGTCATGCTGCTGACCTTCGCGGTCGCCGTGGTCAAGGGCTTGCACCGGATCGTCGACGTCGCCTGGGGCCTCGCCTTCGCCGCCGTCGCGGTCGTCTCGTACGCCGCGTCGGCGGGGGAGGGGGACGACGCGCGGCGGCTGGCGGTGACCGTGCTGACCGTGGTCTGGGGGCTGCGGCTGGCGGCCCACATCGCGGCGCGCGGCCGGGGCCACGGGGAGGACGAGCGGTACGAGAAGATGCTGGCCAAGGCCCCCGGCCACCGGAACCTCTACGCCCTGCGCATGGTCTACCTCCTCCAGGGCGCCCTCGTCGTGCTGGTCTCGCTGCCGGTGCAGGCCGCGCAGTACGTCCGGGGCCCGGTCGGCCCGGTCGCGTACGCGGGAGCCGTCCTCTGGCTGACCGGCCTGTTGTTCGAGGCGGTGGGGGACCACCAGCTGGCCCGCTTCAAGTCCGACCCCGCCCACCGGGGCCGCCTCATGGACCGCGGCCTGTGGAGCTGGACCCGCCACCCCAACTACTTCGGCGACTTCTGCGTCTGGTGGGGCCTGTTCCTCTTCGTCTGCGACAACCCGGCGGTGGCCGCGGCGACGGCGGTCGGCCCCCTGGTGATGAGCTACCTGCTGATCAACGGCAGCGGAAAACGCCTCCTGGAACGCCACATGGCGGACCGCCCGGGCTACGCCGAATACCGCGCCAGAACAAGCGGCTTCTTCCCCCGCCCACCCCGCGGGGGCGCGGAGCGGGGCTGA
- a CDS encoding sigma-70 family RNA polymerase sigma factor, protein MKEAVHIGGPASAGPDLQELLGQVARGDQEAFSRVYDQVCGPVLGLVRSVLRDPAQSEEVAQEVLLEVWRTAPRFRPARGSAMTWVLTLAHRRAVDRVRSAQASSDREHRAALLDRTPAYDEVVEQVEAGLEREQVRRCLRTLTELQRQSVTLAYYQGLAYREVAELLSVPLGTVKTRLRDGLIRLRDCLGVSA, encoded by the coding sequence GTGAAGGAAGCAGTACACATCGGCGGACCCGCTTCGGCGGGTCCCGACCTTCAGGAGTTGCTGGGGCAGGTCGCCCGGGGCGACCAGGAGGCGTTCTCCCGCGTGTACGACCAGGTCTGCGGACCCGTCCTCGGCCTCGTGCGCTCGGTCCTGCGCGATCCGGCCCAGTCCGAGGAGGTCGCGCAGGAAGTGCTCCTGGAGGTCTGGCGTACCGCCCCGCGCTTCCGCCCCGCCCGGGGCTCCGCCATGACCTGGGTCCTGACCCTCGCCCACCGCAGGGCGGTGGACCGGGTGCGCTCCGCCCAGGCGTCCAGCGACCGCGAGCACCGGGCCGCGCTGCTGGACAGGACCCCCGCCTACGACGAGGTCGTCGAGCAGGTCGAGGCCGGTCTCGAACGGGAACAGGTACGCCGCTGCCTGCGTACCCTCACCGAACTCCAGCGCCAGTCCGTGACGCTGGCGTACTACCAGGGGCTCGCCTACCGCGAGGTGGCCGAACTGCTGTCCGTACCGCTGGGCACGGTCAAGACCCGGCTGCGCGACGGACTGATCCGTCTGCGCGACTGCTTGGGGGTGAGCGCATGA
- a CDS encoding molybdopterin-dependent oxidoreductase: MRYAAAASSGLVAGLAALCVAELVSVAVRPEASPVTAVGGAFIDRTPPWLKEFAVRNFGTDDKLVLQLGILAVLGLFALAAGVFAAGRRVAGSALVLVFGAVGAWAAVERPDGHLPDAWPSVVGAVVAAGVLYLLAGTLAPRPAPGATAAPGDGEPAEGSGPDGGPGPGRAAGATAAASEPSGGATAVLAEPSPGATAVPPGTPPGAMPVPPEPAPGAFDRRGFVIAASAAVAASAVAGGAGRRLNTSELAKAAATREDIVLPRPASPARPVPAGADLRIPGLSSFTTPNKDFYRVDTALVVPRVDASAWRLRIHGTGVTRPLTVGFDDLLRRELIERDITLTCVSNEVGGPYVGNARWIGVRLADLLREAGVRPPSDGGPADQLVARSVDGMTIGSPVETVMDGRDAMLALGMNGEPLPFAHGFPVRMLVPGLYGYVSACKWIQDLELTTFDAYDAYWVKRTWSREAPIKTQSRIDTPRPFASPKAGRVPVAGVAWAQHRGIARVEVRVDGGAWQTARLAEESGRDTWRQWMWEWPATSGSHTLEVRATDRDGSTQTDRRAGTVPNGATGRHSVVVAVT; this comes from the coding sequence CTGCGGTACGCGGCGGCCGCGTCGAGCGGGCTGGTCGCGGGGCTCGCCGCGCTGTGTGTGGCGGAGCTGGTCTCGGTGGCGGTTCGCCCCGAGGCGAGCCCGGTCACGGCGGTCGGCGGGGCCTTCATCGACCGCACCCCGCCGTGGCTCAAGGAGTTCGCGGTACGGAACTTCGGGACCGACGACAAGCTCGTGCTCCAGCTCGGCATCCTCGCCGTGCTGGGGCTGTTCGCCCTGGCGGCCGGGGTGTTCGCGGCGGGCCGCCGGGTGGCCGGTTCGGCGCTGGTGCTGGTGTTCGGCGCGGTCGGGGCCTGGGCGGCGGTGGAGCGTCCTGACGGGCATCTGCCGGACGCCTGGCCATCGGTCGTGGGGGCGGTGGTGGCGGCCGGGGTCCTGTACCTGCTGGCCGGCACGCTGGCCCCGCGACCGGCGCCGGGGGCAACGGCGGCACCGGGGGACGGCGAACCGGCCGAGGGGTCCGGGCCCGACGGCGGGCCCGGACCCGGGCGGGCCGCCGGAGCCACGGCCGCCGCGTCCGAGCCCTCCGGCGGAGCCACGGCCGTCCTGGCCGAGCCCTCCCCCGGAGCCACGGCGGTCCCGCCAGGGACGCCCCCCGGAGCCATGCCCGTCCCGCCCGAGCCGGCCCCCGGCGCCTTCGACCGGCGCGGCTTCGTGATCGCCGCGAGCGCCGCCGTCGCCGCCTCGGCCGTCGCGGGCGGGGCCGGCCGCCGTCTCAACACGTCGGAGCTGGCGAAGGCCGCCGCCACCCGCGAGGACATCGTGCTCCCCCGGCCCGCGTCACCGGCCCGTCCGGTGCCGGCCGGGGCGGATCTCCGTATCCCGGGCCTGAGCTCGTTCACGACGCCGAACAAGGACTTCTACCGGGTGGACACCGCCCTCGTGGTCCCGCGCGTCGACGCCTCGGCCTGGCGCCTGCGGATCCACGGCACCGGCGTCACCCGCCCCCTGACGGTCGGCTTCGACGATCTGCTGCGCAGGGAGCTGATCGAACGGGACATCACCCTGACCTGCGTGTCCAACGAGGTCGGCGGCCCGTACGTCGGCAACGCCCGCTGGATCGGCGTCCGGCTCGCGGACCTGCTGCGCGAGGCCGGCGTCCGGCCGCCGTCCGACGGCGGCCCCGCCGACCAGCTCGTGGCCCGCTCGGTGGACGGCATGACCATCGGATCACCGGTCGAGACCGTCATGGACGGCCGCGACGCGATGCTCGCGCTGGGCATGAACGGCGAGCCGCTCCCCTTCGCCCACGGCTTCCCCGTCCGGATGCTGGTGCCGGGACTGTACGGCTATGTCTCGGCCTGCAAATGGATCCAGGACCTGGAACTCACCACGTTCGACGCCTACGACGCGTACTGGGTGAAGCGGACCTGGTCCCGCGAGGCCCCCATCAAGACCCAGTCGCGGATCGACACCCCGAGGCCGTTCGCGAGCCCCAAGGCGGGCCGGGTGCCGGTCGCCGGGGTGGCGTGGGCGCAGCACCGGGGCATCGCCCGCGTCGAGGTCCGGGTGGACGGCGGCGCCTGGCAGACGGCCCGGCTGGCGGAGGAGAGCGGCCGGGACACCTGGCGGCAGTGGATGTGGGAGTGGCCGGCCACGTCCGGCAGCCACACCCTCGAAGTCCGCGCGACCGACCGGGACGGCTCCACGCAGACGGACCGGCGCGCCGGGACCGTACCGAACGGCGCGACCGGCAGGCACTCGGTGGTGGTCGCGGTGACCTGA
- a CDS encoding DUF1365 domain-containing protein: MSAAPAPGGSAPVVPPVAPPALYACRISHVRTAPRRYALRHRTYMWLIDPDHPPRLPRVLRPLARFDSRDHFGGSGPTIRAGLEAFLAAQGVELAGGRVTMLAHARVLGYVFNPLSLYWCHGPGGELRCVVAEVHNTYGERHCYLLRPDADGRAEVAKELYVSPFFPVDGGYSMRLPEPDDRLSLTVHLNRSGGRPFTATVHGERRPATVPALLRLAVRHPWSTAVVSAAIRLHGIRLYLRGLPVRPRPHHRAQEGVK; encoded by the coding sequence GTGAGCGCGGCTCCGGCGCCCGGCGGCAGCGCGCCCGTTGTCCCGCCCGTCGCCCCGCCCGCGCTCTACGCCTGCCGGATCAGCCATGTACGGACCGCGCCCCGCCGCTACGCGCTGCGCCACCGGACGTACATGTGGCTGATCGACCCGGACCACCCGCCGCGCCTGCCACGGGTGTTGCGCCCGCTCGCCCGCTTCGACAGCCGCGACCACTTCGGCGGCAGCGGCCCGACGATCCGCGCCGGCCTGGAGGCGTTCCTCGCCGCCCAGGGGGTCGAACTGGCCGGCGGGCGCGTGACGATGCTCGCCCACGCCCGGGTCCTCGGGTACGTCTTCAACCCGCTGAGCCTCTACTGGTGCCACGGCCCCGGCGGCGAGCTGCGGTGTGTGGTGGCCGAGGTGCACAACACGTACGGCGAACGCCACTGCTACCTCCTGCGTCCTGATGCCGACGGGCGCGCCGAGGTCGCCAAGGAGCTGTACGTCTCGCCGTTCTTCCCGGTCGACGGCGGCTACTCCATGCGGCTGCCGGAGCCGGACGACCGGCTCAGCCTGACGGTCCATCTGAACCGCTCCGGCGGACGGCCGTTCACCGCGACCGTGCACGGCGAGCGCCGCCCGGCCACCGTCCCGGCCCTGCTGCGCCTCGCGGTGCGCCACCCGTGGTCCACCGCCGTCGTCTCCGCCGCGATCCGTCTGCACGGCATCCGGCTCTACCTGCGCGGGCTGCCCGTGCGTCCCCGTCCCCATCACCGTGCCCAGGAGGGCGTGAAGTGA
- a CDS encoding anti-sigma factor, giving the protein MTTADLHTLTGAYALHALAGDEEAAFERHLEVCPACAQEVRELAATAARLGRAVTVVPPPALKEQVLRRIATERQDPPKLAPHTRGGGGGGAARGRALSRFVLAACLAAAVGFGGIAVWQHQEVRDARQRAEAADDRGQQRSEALAAVLAAPDAKISTGKLADGATGTVVVSRDRDRAAFIASGLPRTPAGKVYQLWYDDGGKMRAAGLLHPSAGSDAVLMAGSVGSASGMGITVEPAGGSVAPTTDPLAVMAFPSA; this is encoded by the coding sequence ATGACCACCGCGGATCTGCACACGCTGACCGGCGCCTACGCGCTGCACGCGCTGGCGGGCGACGAGGAGGCCGCGTTCGAACGGCATCTGGAGGTCTGCCCGGCGTGTGCCCAGGAGGTACGTGAACTGGCCGCCACGGCCGCCCGGTTGGGCAGGGCCGTGACGGTGGTCCCGCCCCCGGCGCTCAAGGAGCAGGTGCTGCGCCGGATCGCCACCGAACGCCAGGACCCGCCCAAGCTCGCCCCCCACACCCGGGGCGGCGGGGGCGGCGGCGCGGCCCGCGGGCGCGCGCTGTCCCGCTTCGTCCTGGCCGCGTGCCTGGCCGCCGCCGTCGGGTTCGGCGGGATCGCGGTGTGGCAGCACCAGGAGGTGCGGGACGCCCGGCAGCGGGCCGAAGCGGCCGACGACCGGGGCCAGCAGCGGTCCGAGGCGCTGGCCGCCGTGCTCGCCGCGCCGGACGCCAAGATCAGCACGGGAAAGCTGGCGGACGGCGCGACCGGCACCGTCGTGGTCTCCCGGGACCGGGACCGGGCCGCGTTCATCGCGTCGGGGCTGCCGAGGACGCCCGCCGGGAAGGTCTACCAGCTCTGGTACGACGACGGCGGAAAGATGCGCGCCGCGGGCCTGTTGCACCCGTCGGCGGGCTCCGATGCGGTACTGATGGCCGGGTCCGTCGGCTCGGCCTCCGGGATGGGGATCACGGTGGAACCGGCCGGCGGATCGGTGGCACCCACCACCGACCCCCTGGCCGTGATGGCCTTCCCGAGCGCGTAA
- a CDS encoding fasciclin domain-containing protein, with product MTATRIQRAALAAVGVFVLPLALSACSSDDSSDNAKAKDSAAAAPEESQSATDDAAGMTDKPFGPGCASVPATGAGSFDGMSTAPVATAASNNPDLSTLVTAVKKAGLVDTLNNAQNITVFAPTNEAFAKIPKADLDKVLADKATLTKILTYHVVGEKLAPAQLASGTYPTLEKSTLATAGSGESYKVNDSASVVCGNVPTSNATVYIIDTVLMPKM from the coding sequence ATGACCGCCACCCGTATTCAGCGTGCCGCCCTCGCCGCCGTCGGCGTTTTTGTCCTGCCCCTCGCCCTGAGCGCCTGTTCGAGCGACGACAGCAGTGACAACGCCAAGGCGAAGGACTCGGCCGCCGCCGCGCCCGAGGAGTCGCAGAGCGCGACGGACGACGCGGCGGGCATGACGGACAAGCCGTTCGGTCCCGGCTGCGCGTCGGTCCCCGCGACCGGCGCGGGCAGCTTCGACGGCATGTCGACGGCGCCGGTCGCGACCGCCGCGTCCAACAACCCCGACCTCTCCACCCTGGTCACCGCGGTGAAGAAGGCCGGTCTGGTCGACACGCTCAACAACGCCCAGAACATCACCGTGTTCGCGCCGACCAACGAGGCCTTCGCCAAGATCCCCAAGGCCGACCTGGACAAGGTCCTGGCCGACAAGGCCACACTGACCAAGATCCTCACGTACCACGTCGTGGGCGAGAAGCTGGCGCCCGCGCAGCTGGCGAGCGGTACGTACCCGACGCTGGAGAAGTCGACCCTCGCGACGGCGGGTTCGGGCGAGTCGTACAAGGTCAACGACTCGGCGAGTGTGGTCTGCGGGAACGTGCCGACCTCCAACGCCACGGTCTACATCATCGACACGGTGCTGATGCCGAAGATGTGA
- a CDS encoding cyclopropane-fatty-acyl-phospholipid synthase family protein — protein sequence MTSSSSSASSSSSPSATAAPDRAAHAVDAHRWPDVARAPRSSRIRTAVAERILRRTLGQLPLRVRLGATETLGLGGPLVEVRDPAAFFRRIGAHGLIGFGESYMAGEWEAPDLVGALTVLAERAAYLIPAPLQRLRSVWASKQPDAQRNTPEGSRDNISRHYDLSNDLFTLFLDETLSYSSALFRSFPADRSLLAAAQRRKIDRLLDRAGVGLGTQLLEIGTGWGELAIRAAERGARVITVTLSEEQRDLAQARIRAAGYEENVTVLLRDYRRVMGTFDAVVSVEMIEAVGAEFWPEYFRTLDRLLAPGGRIALQAITMPHDRMLATRDTFTWIQKYIFPGGFLPSVEAVEGITAEHTTLRVTDRDGFGPHYEQTLRLWRERFTEQAAQVEALGFDETFRRMWTFYLAYCEAGFRSGYLDVQQMVLTRPGEGDTR from the coding sequence ATGACCTCGTCATCTTCGTCAGCGTCGTCTTCGTCTTCGCCGTCGGCCACCGCCGCGCCGGACCGGGCGGCACACGCCGTCGACGCGCACCGCTGGCCCGACGTGGCCCGTGCGCCGCGTTCGTCACGGATCCGTACCGCCGTCGCGGAACGGATCCTGCGCCGCACCCTCGGCCAACTGCCCCTGCGCGTACGGCTCGGCGCCACGGAGACGCTCGGTCTTGGCGGCCCGCTGGTGGAGGTACGGGATCCGGCGGCGTTCTTCCGCCGGATCGGCGCCCACGGGCTGATCGGCTTCGGCGAGTCGTACATGGCGGGGGAGTGGGAGGCACCGGACCTGGTCGGGGCGCTCACCGTACTGGCGGAGCGTGCCGCGTACTTGATCCCCGCGCCGCTCCAACGGCTGCGCTCCGTATGGGCGTCGAAGCAGCCGGACGCCCAGCGCAACACCCCCGAGGGCTCGCGCGACAACATCAGCCGCCACTACGACCTGTCGAACGACCTCTTCACGCTGTTCCTGGACGAGACCCTGTCGTATTCCTCCGCCCTGTTCCGCAGCTTCCCCGCCGACCGGTCCCTGCTGGCCGCCGCGCAGCGCCGCAAGATCGACCGGCTGCTGGACCGGGCCGGCGTCGGGCTGGGCACGCAGCTGCTGGAGATCGGCACCGGCTGGGGCGAGTTGGCGATCCGGGCGGCCGAGCGCGGCGCCCGTGTGATCACCGTGACCCTCTCGGAGGAGCAGCGGGACCTGGCCCAGGCGCGGATCAGGGCGGCGGGGTACGAGGAGAACGTCACCGTCCTCCTGCGTGACTACCGGCGGGTGATGGGCACGTTCGACGCCGTGGTCAGCGTGGAGATGATCGAGGCGGTCGGCGCCGAATTCTGGCCCGAGTACTTCCGGACGCTGGACCGGCTTCTGGCGCCCGGCGGGCGGATCGCCCTCCAGGCGATCACCATGCCGCACGACCGCATGCTCGCGACCCGGGACACCTTCACCTGGATCCAGAAGTACATCTTCCCCGGCGGTTTCCTGCCGTCGGTCGAGGCGGTCGAGGGGATCACCGCGGAACACACCACTCTCCGGGTGACCGACCGGGACGGCTTTGGACCGCACTACGAGCAGACGCTCCGGCTCTGGCGCGAACGCTTCACCGAACAGGCCGCGCAGGTCGAGGCGTTGGGCTTCGACGAGACGTTCCGGCGCATGTGGACGTTCTACCTGGCCTACTGTGAGGCGGGCTTCCGGTCCGGCTACCTGGATGTGCAGCAGATGGTGCTGACGAGGCCCGGGGAGGGGGACACCCGATGA
- a CDS encoding cryptochrome/photolyase family protein produces MSVAVVLFTSDLRVHDQPVLRAALRGADQVVPLFVRDEGVRAAGFDAPNRLAFLADCLGSLDAGLRQRGGRLVVRTGDAVDQVCRVVRESGARRVHVAAGVSRYATAREERLRTALRGIGCALDVQDAVVTALPPGQITPAGGDAFAVFTPYFRRWSETRLREVLAAPRTVRVPDVASDPLPERADAGQISPGLPEGGETVARKRLTAWLADGIESYEDRHDDLPGDATSRLSPYLHFGCLSPVEAVHRAREKRGAGAEAFVRQLAWRDFHHQVLAARPEVSWSDYRPRGDRWRSDRQEIAAWREGRTGYPVVDAAMRQLTHEGWMHNRGRLLVASFLTKTLYVDWRVGARHFLDLLVDGDVANNQLNWQWAAGTGTDTRPGRVLNPVTQALRFDPKGDYVRRWVPELADLPGSAVHRPWLLPPPDRAQLAYPAPIVDLAEGRDRFARARG; encoded by the coding sequence ATGAGTGTTGCGGTGGTGCTCTTCACCTCCGACCTGCGAGTGCACGACCAGCCGGTGCTCCGCGCCGCCCTGCGCGGCGCGGACCAGGTGGTGCCCCTGTTCGTACGGGACGAGGGGGTACGGGCGGCGGGCTTCGACGCGCCCAACCGGCTGGCCTTCCTCGCCGACTGCCTGGGCTCGCTGGACGCCGGCCTGCGTCAACGCGGCGGCCGGCTGGTCGTCCGTACGGGGGACGCCGTCGACCAGGTCTGCCGGGTGGTCCGGGAGTCCGGCGCCCGGCGGGTCCATGTCGCGGCGGGGGTGAGCCGGTACGCGACCGCCCGCGAGGAGCGGTTGCGTACGGCGCTGCGGGGCATCGGCTGCGCGCTGGACGTGCAGGACGCCGTTGTCACGGCCCTGCCGCCCGGCCAGATCACCCCGGCGGGCGGCGACGCCTTCGCCGTCTTCACCCCGTACTTCCGCCGCTGGTCGGAGACGCGGCTGCGCGAGGTGCTCGCCGCGCCCCGGACCGTACGGGTCCCGGACGTCGCGAGCGATCCGCTGCCGGAACGCGCGGACGCCGGCCAGATCTCCCCCGGTCTCCCCGAGGGCGGCGAGACCGTGGCACGCAAGCGGCTCACGGCGTGGCTGGCCGACGGCATCGAGTCGTACGAGGACCGCCACGACGACCTGCCGGGCGACGCCACGTCCCGGCTCTCGCCCTACCTGCACTTCGGCTGCCTCTCCCCGGTCGAGGCCGTCCACCGGGCGCGGGAGAAGCGGGGCGCGGGCGCCGAGGCGTTCGTACGGCAGCTGGCCTGGCGGGACTTCCACCACCAGGTGCTCGCGGCCCGCCCCGAGGTGTCGTGGTCGGACTACCGCCCGCGCGGCGACCGCTGGCGCTCGGACCGGCAGGAGATCGCCGCCTGGCGGGAGGGCCGTACGGGATACCCGGTCGTGGACGCGGCGATGCGCCAGCTGACGCACGAGGGCTGGATGCACAACCGGGGGCGCCTGCTGGTGGCGAGCTTCCTGACCAAGACCCTGTACGTGGACTGGCGCGTGGGCGCCCGGCACTTCCTGGACCTGCTGGTGGACGGGGACGTGGCGAACAACCAGCTCAACTGGCAGTGGGCGGCGGGCACGGGAACGGACACCAGACCGGGCCGGGTCCTCAACCCCGTGACGCAGGCACTCCGGTTCGACCCGAAGGGCGACTATGTCCGCCGCTGGGTCCCGGAGTTGGCGGACCTGCCGGGCAGCGCGGTACACCGCCCCTGGCTCCTCCCACCCCCGGACCGCGCCCAACTCGCCTACCCGGCCCCGATCGTGGACCTCGCCGAGGGCCGCGACCGCTTCGCCCGCGCACGGGGGTAG
- a CDS encoding NAD(P)/FAD-dependent oxidoreductase, whose amino-acid sequence MSGDQRRRTAVIGGGIAGLTAAYVLRRAHDVVVYEADDRLGGHAHTHDVPSADGRLHHVDSGFIVHNERTYPYLLRLFVELGVATQESEMSMSVRCDGCGLEYAGARGPAGVFAQPRNALSPRYVRLLTEVPVFHRRARRLLDAPDGTEATPTLGEFLAEGRFSPYFVSHFMTPLVSCVWSCDAETAMRYPARYLFRFLAHHGLLSVGGSPKWRTVTGGSRAYVDRLAKQLAAARTTTPVRAVRRLADGVEITAEDGDVQRYDSVVVAVHPDQALRLLADATEDERQVLGAFRYSRNPTQLHTDTSVLPRARGARASWNYLMPSCDTDSGAVRVSYDMSRLQRLDAPETYVVTLNGADHVDQERVIARMVYEHPVYTPESVTAQGRLPALSGPVTAFAGAYHGWGFHEDGCRSGVLAAAALGVAW is encoded by the coding sequence ATGAGCGGTGACCAGCGCCGGCGTACGGCGGTGATCGGCGGCGGGATCGCGGGGCTGACGGCCGCGTACGTCCTGCGGCGCGCGCACGACGTGGTGGTGTACGAGGCGGACGACCGGCTCGGCGGCCACGCCCACACCCACGACGTCCCGTCCGCCGACGGCCGCCTGCACCACGTCGACTCCGGCTTCATCGTGCACAACGAGCGGACCTACCCGTACCTCCTGCGGCTCTTCGTCGAACTGGGCGTCGCCACACAGGAGTCGGAGATGAGCATGTCCGTACGGTGCGACGGGTGCGGGCTCGAATACGCGGGCGCCCGCGGCCCCGCCGGGGTGTTCGCCCAGCCGCGCAACGCCCTCAGCCCCCGCTATGTGCGCCTGCTCACCGAGGTCCCGGTCTTCCACCGGCGGGCCCGCCGGCTGCTCGACGCGCCGGACGGCACCGAAGCCACCCCGACCCTGGGGGAGTTCCTCGCCGAGGGACGCTTCTCGCCGTACTTCGTCTCGCACTTCATGACCCCGCTCGTCTCCTGCGTCTGGTCCTGCGACGCGGAGACGGCGATGCGCTACCCCGCCCGCTACCTGTTCCGCTTCCTGGCGCACCACGGTCTGCTGTCGGTCGGCGGCTCGCCCAAGTGGCGGACCGTGACGGGCGGTTCGCGGGCGTACGTGGACCGGCTGGCCAAGCAGCTCGCCGCCGCCCGCACCACCACTCCGGTACGGGCCGTGCGGCGCCTCGCGGACGGGGTCGAGATCACCGCCGAGGACGGGGACGTACAGCGGTACGACTCCGTCGTCGTCGCCGTCCACCCCGACCAGGCACTGCGGCTGCTGGCCGACGCCACCGAGGACGAGCGGCAGGTCCTCGGCGCGTTCCGGTACTCCCGCAACCCCACCCAACTGCACACCGACACCAGTGTGCTGCCGCGTGCCCGGGGCGCCCGCGCCTCCTGGAACTACCTGATGCCGTCCTGCGACACGGACTCCGGAGCCGTACGGGTCAGCTACGACATGAGCCGACTCCAGCGCCTCGACGCGCCCGAGACGTACGTCGTCACCCTGAACGGCGCCGACCACGTGGACCAGGAACGGGTGATCGCCCGCATGGTGTACGAACACCCCGTCTACACACCGGAGTCGGTGACCGCGCAGGGCAGGCTGCCCGCGCTGAGCGGCCCGGTCACCGCCTTCGCCGGGGCTTACCACGGCTGGGGGTTCCACGAGGACGGCTGCCGCTCCGGGGTCCTGGCCGCCGCCGCGCTGGGGGTGGCGTGGTGA